CCCCAGGCCCTTACGACGACGCTGCGGACCGGCCACCGCCGAGGAACATCGGTCCGGCCGGGTCGAGTACTAGCGTTGCGGGAAGCTTGGAATACGCCTCCCCCGAGTTGCTTCTCTCAGACAATGGTGTGATTGATCCTTCAGTGGACATCTGGGCATTCGGTGTCATTGTCTACACTGTCATTGTTGGATCCCGTCCTTTCCAGGATTCCTTTACCCCTCGTATACAATCGAACATTCTCAACGGAACCTGGAACCGACAAGCCGTTCTGGGTGACGCAAGCGACCCGCAAGTTGTAACGGACAGAGAAGCTGCGCTTGAGCTGATCCAGGGTTGCCTAGACATGGACGTCAGAAGACGTTGGACTATTCGTGATGTATTGTCATCACGATGGTTGGATGGCTTTTCCGAAAATACACAGAACGGTAGCAGCGACTCAATCTGGAAGCTTTGAGTGCTTCTTTGACCGCAGAATTGCCGTCACTTTCCTACGCCTCTTAAATGCTATACCGAGATGAAATTTATGAGTTATGTGTGTTTTATTTTGATGGTCATCACTGGCGCTCTCTAATGACAGCACGAGGGCTGGTGTTTCGGAACTGTTGATCATCTATGATACCCCTTGTTTTAATCGACGAATTTTGTTTGCATTGACCTTTATATATTGAGGGAAGGATATCCGTGTTCTCTGTCTTCTGAATTCGTTCTCGACTCATCCAGGTCATTTCCGCAAGATATGAATGGTTTATTGAATTTTAAGGAAAAGTTGCACCGTGTTAGCGAGCATGGCGTTGTTCCTGGCGGGTTCTCTACACGTTCTTCACTCGATGGCTTTCGGATGATGTACATATCTTTTCAAGTGACTCTCCTGCTCATAGCCGGCTGGCTGACTTAATTCAAAAGTCACCTTCGCCTATCTCTTTTCCAGTGACATACATGTCTAATATGCAATTTACCAAACCGCTTGGGGTGTGATCGCAGGGAATTGTTTTGTATTGACAATAACCCGCCTACCTACTTCTCGGTCTTCGGCCTTCGTAGACCGATCTGGCTTGATATTGGGCTAAGTGCCATGCCTGCTGTTTTGAACTGGTTAACGGAGTCAAAGGGCGATTGGAAGGAGCCGAGAGCTACACGACCAAGGTCTAATATTCCATTTATGCAAAGTATTCATACATGTATTCCCACAGAGAATCGGAAGTCACCAAGACAGGATGTAAACGAAGACAGGCTAGTGATACCATGAACACAAGTCAAAAACATAGAGCTAGAAACGGTATATTTCGTTTCCTTACTACCAGAGTCTGTTCTCCGGCAGcaccttttccttcttgacGCCAGCAGACGACTTGCGCTCCGCCGGCGAGCGGAAGAACAAACTGGGTCCCTCGAGAGGCTTGAGCAGATGGCTCAGATACCCCCGGTGGGCCGGGTCACGGTAGTATTCGATATCGCGACGCTTCGTCGGGTCAGGGAGCCGGTACTTGTAGCCCATTTCGCGCATGATATTTGACTCGGCGAGATCCTGGGCCTCCAGGCCGGCGGCCTTGAGGAGGGCGGCGCTGGCGCTTTCGCGCGACCACGCGGCCGAGATGAACGGGTGCGTCTCACGCTTCATGATGCGGGCTATGGAGGAGCGAGTGTAGAATCTTGTTGTCACGGAGCCGCCGGCGGCTTCGACGGCCGCGATGGCGCTTGCGGAGGCGCGCGATACGACAATGTGGATGGGTTGCTTGAGGACGTTGCCGCCTTCAGCTGATACGCCACGGCCGAGAAGCTTCACGCCGTCCTTGGTCTGGTGGATGCAGCGGGATTTAGCCAGTTCGCGAATGGTGATAGGGCGGGTTGGGTCGATGCGGCCTTGGTCAATCCATTCCTGGATGCGGTCGAGGTTGGCGGGCGCGAGGTCGAGAGCGAAACTGCGTTGCCGGATGTTAGAAAATCTCCATCATATTTTGCTCCGCGCTCACAAGGCAGGGACATACACGTTGTTGAAACCACGCTCACCGTGCACCACGATATCTGGCGTCTGTCCACCATTGAACCCCGCGGGGACTTTTCCATGCTGCTTTTGACCCTTATGACCACGTCCGGAGGTCTTACCCTTACCGGACGCCGGACCACGACCTCTTCTAATTCTCTTATTGTACGCCCCCGGAGTATCGGACAGCGACGCTAAAATGTGTGCATTGCGGTTCTGTTGCTGGAATTGTGGCAGGAGGGATGACAGGGGTGACGCAGCCGACAAAGTTGGTTTTGACAGAATTTGTTGCCACCTCAGTGGCAGCATCTGAAGATTAGGACGCATTGTACTTGTGGGAGACAGATGATTGTGATTTTCCGCTGCTGCGTCGAATTGATATTACGGGACAAAGATCTTCGGGATGCGGATGTGGAGAAATGTCGGACCGGGCATCGTTTTCCTCTGCCTGCGGTTGACTACCTACAAATAATCCTTCTTCACACACACCTGATTAATAGAGCAATTCTCTTATTCTTCTTATTTATTCATAGAAGCTCGCTGGCTCTGAGTGAATTCATTGTCTACTGGTTCTAGCGACGGAAAGCTTCAATGAGGGCCAGCACAAACGGCCCCAAAGCACCCTGCCAGGCAGCTATGGAACGATTGCTGTCCCAACTGTCATTTAATATAGTCCTGCAGCTTACCGAGCACAGCTCTAGTCAGGGAATGTAGATAATCAGCCAGTCTGTGGGAGATTGTCCACTGCTTCCTCATGTAGGAAGGCAGAAGGACACCACAGCCTCATCAGCTGCCTCTCTCATCGTCGCACTGATACAGTGGAAACCAACCATGCTTTGTGCATTGACAGTCCATTATCTTTTCTAAGTACCTGACCAGACTGTGGCCTGGGGAATGTCTATGTGCAGCCAGTATCGCTCGCTGTACTGATCATGGGGTAGGATAGGTATACCTGGAACAAGGTGTTGAGAAACACTTTGAAAGTGGCAGATATCGTGGGCTACATGCTCTGGCTAGCCAACGGTAAACTTAGGCTGGCCCATTTAGCATCACAGAAACATCGACCGTGACGTAGAGGGCCGGATACATACCGGCTTGTATGGCTAAAAAAGCATGGTGCTTGGTCGGATGTAGCAACTGAGCCTCCTTCGGTTCGATTAGAAACGTGTCTGTCGGCTGTGCTCCAGAGCTTTGAAAACGGACCAGCCCCTCTAATTGGGAAGAACTGTATCACTAAAAAAAGGATATTGTTCCATTGCAGGGCGAGAGGAGCAACGGGCTGACCTGGGCGATGATTCAACCGTAGACAGAATACTCACTGGTGTGTCCATGGGCCAGGTAAGCGAGCTCTTTTCACGCCCATTGACAGATAAAAGGATGACTTGAGAGGCCGCtcggcatcttcattgtTTTAATTGCTCGGCACCATATTCCCGGTGTATTTCATATACCTGGGAGTCATGACAAAGGTACGGAACTTAAATTACCTCACGAAGATGACCAAAGTATGTCTGGCGTTGAGTTCAACTAGCGGTATCATTGGCCACGGAGTCGCCGTGTTCAGCAGGCATAGTTCCTGTACCAAATGTGTGCAAGCAAGGACTAGACGCACGACAACTCGAATACCATGTGTATCACTCAAAACCGTCGACAAAGATCCCAAGAGCAAGGTAGTCTCACAGACTCCATGAGACTCAGACAAGGTATGGACCGGTTCCTTTTGTCAACCCAGTTAAACATAGGGGGTGCCTGCTTTCCGTGATCCCATGGCATTTCAGATGTCAGCGACACCGGCATCGTTGCCCAGTCTATGGTTGTCGAAATCTGTTCGAAATCAACGTAGCCTTGTCTTTGGCCCACTTCCCATGGCACTGTTGGTTCGAGGCTGCGGTTGATTACATACTGCTAGATGCGGAAAATAATATCAGCAGAATATGATCGAAAACAGTCACGATGAGAATGGTTGGATTTGTAAATGTACTGGTGCAGGCTATAGTATTCCAGTGGGGAAGCAGGGAACGAAAGGAGAATGAATATCGAGGTCTGGACTCTGGACAAGCCCTGGTGCTATATTTGGGTCAGATGCTCAATAAGTCTCATTTCCATGATCTGGATGTGAAACAGGATTCGTATGCCTTCCTGACTATGTACCTGTCACCCTGATTGGTAAATAATGAATGGTGTTTCTATGACCCATTGTGGGACAGATCATTGTCTTGACAATAAGGTCAATATGTCACAGATTGTTAGCTGTCATTTACGCGTGTTTTGGACACTGTATTATTGCTCTCCTACGGGCTGTGTCACAATGACTGTTGCCAGAGTTACgaaggacatcatcatcatccccatTATCATTCCAGGGTTTATATTCCGTAGTAACCGAAAGTTGCTGGAAGAACCCGGTGTTGTATGATCCGTTTCTTGTCATACGGCATGGCATCGGCTGTGCATTCATGGCCGCTAATAAGATCCGATAAGTGTCTCTCCTCAAGAATGAGACTCGGTTTGAGCGCGGGATACTACGTACACGGATCATCGATGCTATCGGTATTCGAAGGAGTGGCAATCTATCGATTCATCGCAATGATTCAGGGTCTTGTACCTCAGACATCCCATCGTGCGACTGGGTCAGACTGTTTCGCACGTAGAAGACTCATGTGTTCTGGCTCAGGTTGTTCAACCTGAGACATCGTTCTACTGATCCTTGCGCGAGGATGGGACGTGGAGGAGAAAAAGCGAGGCGTAAGTCTCCCTCGCAGCAGTGGCTTCGTCTATCTACTCGACAGCTGTAGACTCTGAGCGCGCACAAGCACCAATGCGTTGAATGAAATCAGAGTTAGTCAAGCGAGATGAAAACGCGAGGTGGTCAATCATCAGTCTAACTGTGTGCGTTCGCCTTGGGAGAAATGTGCTGCTCATGAAGTTCTCGAGCCGCCAGGATGAGTAAAAAAAATACAATGTAAGGAGCCTAGGGAGACAGTAGGGTGGACACTAGAAAAACAGCTGTCTATCTTGTGAAAGCGCTCTGCAGTTGTTCCTGGCAAAATACGTAGGTACATACAAGGCAGATGAAAACGGAGTACggagagtactccgtacttccGTACCATTCTCATAAAAGTCCTTGCATACATTCAACTACCTACCTGGTGACCCTGTGTGAAGACTGCAAGCTGATAAATGACTTCGACATGACAACCCACGGGGCACTTGTTGCACATTCGCAAGGAGCTGCAGTTACAATAGGAAAATTCCCCGATGGATATCGTTTCCCTTCTGGTAATGGGTACAAGGCAACTACGACCAAAAAGTAAGACCAAATGGATTTGGGACGGCATATCTAGTTCGGATGGAACATGACGCAAGCTGATATTCGCAGAGGACAAGCCTTTTCTTACTAGACTGTTTGAAGATAATATTATCTTCTTGAT
The DNA window shown above is from Aspergillus fumigatus Af293 chromosome 1, whole genome shotgun sequence and carries:
- a CDS encoding mitochondrial 54S ribosomal protein uL15m, translated to MRPNLQMLPLRWQQILSKPTLSAASPLSSLLPQFQQQNRNAHILASLSDTPGAYNKRIRRGRGPASGKGKTSGRGHKGQKQHGKVPAGFNGGQTPDIVVHGERGFNNVFALDLAPANLDRIQEWIDQGRIDPTRPITIRELAKSRCIHQTKDGVKLLGRGVSAEGGNVLKQPIHIVVSRASASAIAAVEAAGGSVTTRFYTRSSIARIMKRETHPFISAAWSRESASAALLKAAGLEAQDLAESNIMREMGYKYRLPDPTKRRDIEYYRDPAHRGYLSHLLKPLEGPSLFFRSPAERKSSAGVKKEKVLPENRLW